Proteins encoded in a region of the Atopobium sp. oral taxon 416 genome:
- a CDS encoding helix-turn-helix transcriptional regulator: MCQEIHRARGLPYAHALRDVGERVDRLSLREAHKSAGLNQAKVAHALEVSPSTVSGFESGRCESQMFAERYSTWVLESMPIDVEGSGS; the protein is encoded by the coding sequence GTGTGTCAAGAGATACATCGCGCGCGAGGTCTACCATACGCTCATGCACTCAGGGACGTGGGTGAGCGGGTCGACAGGCTCTCGCTTAGGGAAGCGCACAAGAGTGCCGGCCTGAACCAGGCCAAGGTCGCGCATGCCCTCGAGGTGTCGCCTTCCACGGTGAGCGGATTTGAGTCCGGAAGGTGCGAGAGCCAGATGTTCGCGGAGAGGTATTCCACCTGGGTACTCGAGAGCATGCCGATAGATGTCGAAGGCTCAGGCTCTTGA